Proteins encoded within one genomic window of Stigmatopora argus isolate UIUO_Sarg chromosome 21, RoL_Sarg_1.0, whole genome shotgun sequence:
- the LOC144067474 gene encoding uncharacterized protein LOC144067474 codes for MSPRNLILMSLLTVLVTAARTAPVEEAEEGDLTEEAENDLSEENEDDDESAKKAGPPGAHQSTAGSTGGGPDAPSAHDVSGDRGAAGPSRGTADTSADYDSHSNGEHNRRGGGGATPLDFNERYASAEEQKQMNGRGGAQGTAGRGEATGVSHALFLPGGHMSLEGGASQVEYTAPCSQGTEETLEHRFPLQLGEESLTEPDVLGHVDEEAASELPPTSAAPEIDSQDSSPSSLPLSQQAGRDWSQENGNGRQTQFVDKNGVTAGRPSLDAGDLPATVPGTERNGLTATPADLSTLAPETTHQDVFATVSSSVTLGQPAGDDMAPSTATLTWHAKAVTAATDSLFSEATGTSLNSSGGPASREPPEAAGLTCPLQAGSLKSTGHGVKVLKVRTLTRPSIRPSFLLVCQRDDGVTFFPPTAAEYGDADDTC; via the exons ATGTCGCCTCG AAACTTGATCCTGATGTCCTTGCTGACCGTCCTGGTAACGGCGGCACGGACGGCTCCGGTGGAGG AAGCCGAGGAGGGAGACCTCACCGAGGAGGCGGAGAACGACCTGTCGGAGGAGAACGAAG ATGACGACGAGTCTGCCAAGAAAGCGG GACCCCCGGGCGCCCACCAGAGCACGGCGGGCTCAACAG GTGGCGGACCGGATGCCCCGTCTGCTCACGACGTCAGCG GTGACCGGGGCGCCGCAGGACCGTCCAGAGGAACGGCGGACACTTCGGCAG ATTATGACTCTCATTCAAACGGTGAACATAATCGACGAGGAGGGGGTGGAGCAACCCCCCTGGATTTTAACGAGCGTTACGCTTCAGCAGAAGAACAGAAGCAGATGAACGGGAGGGGCGGAGCCCAGGGAACGGCGGGACGAGGAGAAGCGACCGGGGTGAGTCACGCCTTGTTTTTACCAGGCGGGCATATGTCATTGGAGGGCGGAGCTTCTCAGGTAGAATATACAG CTCCCTGTTCGCAAGGAACCGAAGAGACGCTGGAGCATCGCTTCCCGTTACAACTAG GTGAAGAAAGTTTGACGGAGCCCGACGTCCTTGGTCATGTGGATGAAGAAGCCGCTTCTGAGCTGCCGCCTACCTCCGCCGCCCCAGAAATCGACAGCCAGGATTCAT CACCTTCCTCGTTGCCGTTATCCCAACAAGCAG gcAGAGACTGGTCTCAAGAAAATG GAAACGGCCGACAAACGCAGTTTGTGGACAAAAATGGAG TGACAGCCGGACGGCCTTCTTTGGACGCCGGCGATCTCCCGGCGACCGTTCCCGGGACCGAGAGGAACGGTTTGACGGCGACCCCCGCGGATCTTTCCACTTTGGCCCCGGAGACGACCCATCAGGACGTCTTCGCCACGG TGTCGTCATCCGTGACGCTCGGACAGCCGGCGGGAGACGACATGGCGCCGTCGACGG CTACGCTAACGTGGCACGCCAAGGCCGTCACCGCGGCCACGGACTCAC ttttTTCAGAAGCAACCGGAACATCCCTGAACTCAA GCGGCGGGCCGGCGTCCCGAGAGCCCCCCGAGGCCG CCGGCCTTACCTGTCCTCTGCAGGCGGGTTCACTGAAGAGTACGGGACACGGGGTCAAGGTCCTGAAGGTCAGGACGCTCActcgtccgtccatccgtccgtccttTCTCCTGGTCTGCCAGCGCGATGACGGCGTCACGTTTTTCCCCCCGACAGCTGCAGAGTATGGCGACGCCGACGACACCTGCTGA
- the LOC144067399 gene encoding uncharacterized protein LOC144067399, giving the protein MWTRRLSLLALIGLVTVAVAAPLPERSVALLAHLDGKISMQAVTSLAVPAESPDTSQPPGVDDSRERSPAPANNEEPDKVEGEGASDSADSDGAPEDPDDSLKESQESPDLPDSIKSTESTESAETAESVESPDSGESLAPAESAESAESPDSGESLAPAESSESTESSESVESPDSGESLVPAESSESVESPDSGESLAPAESAESAELPDSNNVESPDSTETPESVESADSIDPLANVESVESVESADSSESLATVEAAESIETPDIGVLLEAAITQEFIDPADIAESSELPASVELPQSPEPANESSSEATDGNEKPSSDPDSDAVFDLPPGGQLGPEVLDEEDLREGEQIPEADFFDGPDLMKGAEITEVDEKSVEDDKGPDASVGVEAVELGGDAFTGDVMVEEQNVPDPEESAQIFDSTEAPVAQQSDSITSNPRK; this is encoded by the exons ATGTGGACGCG GCGTTTATCCCTGTTGGCTCTCATTGGTCTGGTCACAGTTGCGGTGGCTGCTCCACTTCCTG aAAGAAGTGTGGCTCTGCTCGCGCATCTGGATG GAAAAATATCAATGCAAGCGGTGACATCACTAGCGG TTCCTGCCGAGTCTCCCGACACATCCCAACCCCCAG GTGTCGACGACTCCCGAGAAAGATCGCCAG CGCCAGCAAACAATGAGGAACCGGACAAAGTGGAAGGAGAAG GTGCTTCCGACTCAGCGGATTCAG ACGGCGCACCGGAAGACCCCGACGACTCTCTCAAAGAAAGTCAAG AGTCTCCAGATTTGCCAGATTCCATAAAATCAACAGAATCAACGGAGTCGGCGGAAACAGCGGAGTCTGTGGAATCGCCCGATTCCGGCGAATCCTTGGCGCCCGCAGAATCGGCAGAGTCTGCAGAATCGCCCGATTCCGGCGAATCATTGGCGCCCGCAGAATCGTCAGAGTCTACTGAATCGTCAGAGTCTGTAGAATCGCCCGATTCCGGCGAATCATTGGTGCCCGCAGAATCGTCAGAGTCTGTAGAATCGCCCGATTCCGGCGAATCATTAGCGCCCGCAGAATCGGCAGAGTCTGCAGAATTGCCTGATTCTAACAATGTAGAGTCGCCAGATTCTACGGAGACGCCGGAGTCCGTGGAGTCGGCAGATTCTATCGATCCGTTGGCCAATGTGGAATCAGTAGAGTCTGTGGAATCGGCAGATTCTAGCGAATCGTTAGCAACTGTCGAGGCAGCAGAGTCTATTGAAACACCAGACATCGGGGTATTGCTGGAAGCAGCGATAACGCAAGAGTTTATTGATCCCGCCGATATTGCGGAGTCCTCGGAATTGCCTGCTTCCGTGGAATTGCCTCAATCTCCGGAACCGGCTAACG AGTCCAGTTCAGAGGCGACGGACGGCAACGAGAAACCGAGCAGCGATCCCGACTCCGACGCCGTCTTTGACTTACCCCCGGGAGGCCAGCTGGGGCCCGAGGTCCTCGACGAAGAGGATTTACGGGAAGGGGAGCAGATCCCCGAGGCGGATTTCTTCGACGGACCCGACTTGATGAAAGGGGCCGAGATCACAGAGGTCGACGAAAAGTCCGTCGAGGACGATAAAGGACCGGACGCAAGTGTCGGCGTGGAGGCCGTCGAGCTCGGCGGAGATGCCTTCACGGGCGACGTGATGGTGGAGGAGCAAAACGTTCCGGATCCTGAAGAGAGCGCTCAAATCTTTGACTCCACTGAAG CTCCTGTCGCCCAGCAATCGGACTCCATCACCTCCAACCCTCGG AAGTGA
- the LOC144067131 gene encoding peptidyl-prolyl cis-trans isomerase FKBP3-like, whose protein sequence is MEREWTPPQLRSHLLPKKYLIKTFQDNAAHSFLNDHRLVVNIKNVAKTSKNGQLVDAVMSCCQQRSTQINAKER, encoded by the exons ATGGAGCGGGAGTGGACTCCACCGCAGCTCAGAAGTCACCTTTTACCGAAGAAATACCTGATAAAGACCTTCCAGGACAacgcagcacattcg ttcctcaacgaccATAGACTGGTGGtgaacatcaagaatgtggccaaaacgtcGAAAAATGGGCAGCTTGTCGATGCCGTAATGAGTtgttgtcagcaaa ggtccacccaaATCAACGCCAAAGAAAGGTGA